The Crassostrea angulata isolate pt1a10 chromosome 1, ASM2561291v2, whole genome shotgun sequence nucleotide sequence TCACTAAACTTTGACTTGACTCTGACCGGCACAATAGGTAGCGCTTGTTTTCCAGCCCCCATATGAACTGTAGATGACATAGCGAACAAAGGGTTTTCACCGTCAGTATGTTCTCTTGAAGTTGAAGCTCCATTTGTTCCTTCATTCTGTCGAGGATCAACGTGAAGAATGGATGGATGATACTTCTTACAATGAGCACATGTCATTCTTTGTCGACAATATTAGTTTTCACATGTCCATATCTCAAGCATGCAAAACACAGTCCATTCGTTTTCAAGAATGCATATCTGTCTTTAAGAGGTAGAATAGTAATGCTCAAACACATGTCCAATGAATGGGCTCCATTACAGAATGTACAATGTTTGAAAACTGGTTTCATCTGTGTAGCACTGTTATCATAGAAAGATCTTGTGTTGGTTTTCACAGCAAAGTTTTTATGTGCTTCTGATTTCTTCTGGTCTTGAAAACGTTTGTTGGCTGAACTGCTCATAATTTCTCTTCCGTATATAGGATCTGTTGCTTTTTTGGCTTCTTTGCGAACAAAGTCAGCAAGATGGTGAAACTTCACAGCTTGTTTCTTCTCTTTTAGTTCATATACACAGCTTCGCCATTTGTCGTGAAGGTAAAATGGTAATTTCTTCACTAACAGTTTCAAATTTTCTGAATATTCCAGTACACGACCAGTATCAATGTTTTCAACAGCATATTGACACTCACGCAAAAATATAGCAAACTGATCTAAAGTTTTTGCACTGTCCGGTTTTACTGGAGGCCAATCGAGAGCTTTCTTCACATATGCTTGCGCTATAATGTCAGGGTCTCCATAACGATCCTTCAACTCTTCCAGTGCTGCTTTGTAGCCACGTTCAGCATCCAGATATGAATAACCAGAAACGATTCTTTGTGCTTCACCAACAGTAAACTGTAATAGATAGTTCAACCGTTCTTCGTATGATTCCGTATTAGAACAAATTCTGGCATTGAATtgtctgagaaatcttgtgtaATTCATAGGGTTTCCATCAAACTTCTGTAGATCAGCTTTTGGTTTGTTCAATTCACGAGCGACAGTCTGTATTTCACTGCTTGGTTCATATATGGGTGTTAACAATTCTGGTCTAACTAAACGTTGCACAGATCGATGAGGAATGTGCGGAGTAGAATTGTCACGTGTGAACTCATTCTCACGATCAAGATCAAAAGTTACAATTCTGTCTATATTTTCATTGATGAGGGAATTTTCTAGTTCTTGGTCACGAAGTTCACTTTTCTCTAATTCTTCCAATAATTTGGATCGTGCATCACTTATCTGAAGTTCAGTTTTAATCTTCAATTCTTCTTCTTTCATTTTCAGCTCCAGTTTAGCCGCTTCTAATTTTCGTTGTTCATCTAAAGCTGATGCTTTGGCCAACAGTTCTGCTTTTCGTTGACTTTCTTTTAATTTCTCGAGTGAAATTTGACTTGAAGTTCTCGATGCACTCGACAGTCTCGATTTCACATCAGATGGTATTTTCTTTGGAGTAGGTTGCACTGAATGTTTCCCGAACCACTGTTCTACAGAATCTTTCACTTTATGAAATCGGGAATTCCTGTCCTGAAATTCTTTGTCATCACTTTCTCCACTTCCGGTCGAAAGTTTCAATAAGCCCTGAAGACTTTCATGTGTAAATAAAAGTTCATCGTAAACTTTCAGCCATTTCTTGTACAGTTCTTTGACTTCATTCACATCTGTTGATGTTGTCAATAATTCTTCGATATCCTCACTCAAAGACACCAGTTTATTTTCACATCCCCTACGATATTTAGACTTACGATCGAGATGATATTCTAAACCTTTCTCGTTATGAGTTTTAGGTCTTGTCTCTCCTGTAGCACCATCCGCCATGACGAAGTACAGCTTCTTTAGGGACAAGATCTTCTAAGTTGTTAATGTTGTACTGACTACCATCAAGGAAGAGTCAACTTGTTGTTAATGCACATCTTTATTCAGTCATTGTATAACTATAATGATGATTTAGGACATGATGACGTGACTTGATGTAATGACACGTGATGTGACTAGATGTGATGATGTGATGTGATTAActggaaaaacaaagaaaacatacaTAAGTTTTGATGCTATgaataaacatacaaaacacaCTCAGCATATGACAAATATCACTCTAGTAAATATATATGCCCCTGTTCTTGTAAACAATACTTTCACTTATATATATGCTCTAGTAAATTAGCAAATATAACGAAACTCGCACTACTAGTAAATTacacaattcaaaatgaatatatatgtacGCCTATGGTAGAGTGCACAAAACATCGCATCCAAACAATGAAACCTTAAATTCCgatatatcatacaatagaaACATGCTACGATGATACTTAtagctttaaatttatataacattctAGATATATCCCTTGTGCCAACATTCTAACATGTTACTAAAAATACATCTTCACAGTTGAACActtttgtttacacatttataTCTATCGTTTATACATAACTTTCTGCACAAAACAATACACAAGCAGATTTCATGTTAACTTACCAACTTAGAAGTTTTCTCTCGTAGAAACAAACAtagtaaacatggtaaatgtaAATGGTGTTCAGCACAGGGACTAGGAAAAAATCTAAACTGCTCGTTCCCCGCGAAAAATCCTAATAACAaaaccaaatccggaaatccggaatattctaaaattcaaactcaatccggaaaaaatgtatataatgttaaattggcTATAACAATATCTTTAAGTTATTTAGAACTCTTCCAATGAGTCTAAAAGGAGGAAATATATATGGGCAAAATTGGAACAAACAAAAAGTAAATGGATCAATTTCTGCTGCATCTGGATCAAAAGTCCAAGACACAAATTTGTCTAACTGTGTATTTAATCGAGAGGCAAACAGATCAATGTCAGGCAAGAAAAAATGGTGACAAATGCGAGAAAATATATCTGGTTTTCACATCCATTCTCTTGAATCTGAAAACTGTCTTGATAATTGATCAGCTAGAACATTTTCAATGCCAGAGATATGGTTTGCAGATATCACTATATCCCTATTAATACACCATTGccaaatttcaattgaaattgaatttaataattttgaagtCGTACCACCCTTAGAATTGATTTAAGAAACTGCTGTGGTATTGTCAGATTTTATTCCTATATGACAGTTTTTAAAGCCACTGAAAAAagctttcaatgaaaatttaatagCCAAAAGCTCCAATTcatttatatgcattttttaattCTGTTAGAGTCCATTGACCACCTACAGTTTTATTAGAGAATGTAGCACCCCAACCTTGTAATGAGGCATCTGTTTCAATCCAAAAATCAATAACAGGTTCGAATGGGTTTACcatttaactttttaacattatctAACAACCATTGAATTTTTACTACACTGTCatttgatataaacattttagaATCATAGTCATTCAGTTCTCTTAAGTTTTGGATTTTATCTCTTTCCATATTTCTATAATGCATAGGTCCCTCAGAAATGCCATTAAATGCATGGACCACAAGACCAATCAAGGATGCAACTATCCTAATAGGAACATATTTTTCCCTCAATATTTTCTGACATAATGATACTatctttgtaattttttcatcagttacAATAAGTAATCCAAGAAATATGAAATGTGTATAGGTTCTAGGAttaatttcttcaaattaatggTAAATCCAAGTTTATCTAATTCACTCACAATAAACTGAGTTTCATTTCTACAGTCAATATAATTCCTGTTTATAACAAGAAAATCATCAATATAATAACAACACTTTATGTTATTTGCTCTAAAAGCTGCAAAGACAGGTTTCATAAGCTTAGCGAATACCCGATGTGCTGAAGCAAGTCCAAATTGAAGGACTGTAAAGCTATACAAATTTTCTTTCCATCTAAATgttagatatttttgaaaatcaggATTAATActgatgctaaaatatgaaTCTTTTAAGTcaattgaagttaaaaaatcatttttttcaattaactgTAAAGCAAATTGCagattttcttgtttaaaatgatgatattcaACAAACTCATTTAGATTTTTCAAATTGAGTATAGGTCGTGAAGTTCCATCTTTCTTTGGaaccaaaaatatatttgatataaattcatCAAATGGATTTTGAACCTTTTTAATTGCTCCTTTTGCTAACAATACATCCACTTCCTTTTGGACAAGCATATATTCACTCTCAGTAAAAGATATCTGCTTTGGTATAAAATATTGCATAGGTGTTTCTAAAAATTCAATCCTGTAACctttaaaaatttctaaaatccACTTGTCACTAGTAAACTGTTTCCAGTAATGAGTATTAAAGGCTCTCACCTTATTTACTGGTTCTGGTAGCCTTTCTTCTGACTATTGAACTGACTGAGATATCCCCCTCGTTTGTAACATGGTCTGCCTCCACGAGGTCTGTATTGTTGGTACCCTTGGTAACTTTGGTATTGGTTTTGCTGTTGGTAACCTTGTCCAACCCTCTGAACTCTGACCCTTGAGAGAACTTAAAGAATGTTTGTTCATGTCACCCATATCTTTCAGTTTGGTCGTACAGTTATCTCCAAACAATTGTTCTGTAACAGGAATATCTGAACTTTCCTGTATCGAGGATTTAAACAATTCTTTAAAGCTgtttggtccgattttatatcaaattttgtgactatttttaaaagatgggtttgtgtataataaaagacattgcagtagttttcccggtcaatCAAGCcatatatttcaatgaaaaaataatgttcaaaATGTCGTTTGAAAACAAACGACACAAAAAGGGTACTGCGTAATTTCGTCTCATATTAAAATACGCCCCCTGGCGTCGAGACGGCTATGATAGTATTACgactttaaaatgatgtcatcGCTTTATATATAAAGGTCATAATGTTTTGGCAAATAAAAGTTAAACCCGTGTACATTTATtcactaatatttctgaagtttgctttgtttacattcgATGCATtacatgcgggttgaataaaccAACCATGCGGGtaacgaaaccaaacggttcccttttctaaacattcccatgatgcagtttggtttgttttttcgtttgcccaaaaagaaattattttaattactttgaatattctctaactttgaaaggagaccgacTCTGGTGGTGTAAATAGGCGAAAGTCCGTAAATTTctaagataattggtttgtatataaaattatttgatactgtaattgcgaaaaaatcggaccatgcagctttaaTTCATTTCTGCGTTTCATTGATAAATTATAAAACCCATACCCTAACAGACTAATGGAGTCGGACAGCATGGACTTTGTTTTCTGAACATCCAAATCTTTGCTATTTGCCAGCTGATCTGCTAGGGAAACAATGGGAATTAACCCATGCGCCATATATTTTGGTATTTCTTGTAAGGCAAGGTCGGATGAATGTGCATTTTTGTTCATTGCATCCCAGATTTCTTTGTTTACCCTGGGAACTTTGAGGTAAGTACAATTTTCGGGCCTATTATACCGTTTAGCTATTTCATCCATTGTTTCTTTGCAAGACTTAACAGAAACAGCTGCATTTACAGCCTTACCCAAACCAGTCCCTATTTTTGGACCAGTAATCCAATCAATAATCATCAACAGAATTGACTTGCTTTGTGTTCCTAGTATTACTTGGAACTTCAAATGCGTCTTTAAATGCTATTTTGGGATCAACACCTACATGGGATAAACTGTTAAGGGAATCAAGATAACTAAAATCAAAACTATCTATAGCATAATCATTTGCATCATCCTGATTAAGACTAACAAACTCTGTAGGTCTCGTAATAGTTGCACTTGGTTGATTATGACTACAACTTTGTTCCATAGCATTTTCATTATTGCTAGAACTGCCCGCCATACATTGACCtacatttgtcaatttcttAACAGATTCAGATAAACACGAAATAGACTTTAAAATCGAATCTATACCCAATTTTAATGAGTCAATATCAAGACAGGGTTCGTTTTCCgctgtttttttgttttttgttatatggCGTTTTTTAGACGGCTTCGAGCTCGCCTCAGA carries:
- the LOC128166532 gene encoding uncharacterized protein LOC128166532, with translation MAGSSSNNENAMEQSCSHNQPSATITRPTEFVSLNQDDANDYAIDSFDFSYLDSLNSLSHVGVDPKIAFKDAFESILLMIIDWITGPKIGTGLGKAVNAAVSVKSCKETMDEIAKRYNRPENCTYLKVPRVNKEIWDAMNKNAHSSDLALQEIPKYMAHGLIPIVSLADQLANSKDLDVQKTKSMLSDSISLLGYGFYNLSMKRRNELKLHELFKSSIQESSDIPVTEQLFGDNCTTKLKDMGDMNKHSLSSLKGQSSEGWTRLPTAKPIPKLPRVPTIQTSWRQTMLQTRGISQSVQ